tggcttataacttctgaatggtttgtcaaaaaaaaaaattttcccaTGTCGCCCATTtaaggcgtcggccattttgaattatgttttaaaatactgtattttttgaacgcagcattgtatcatttcgcaaataattacaaaaatattcggctccatgccctgaaggtacacaaaaagtttggtggcagcgccaccttgtggccaatagttataatgaaatatcacataaatgctaataacttttgaataaattagactattaaaattaaaatggtctccctacattctgtgggtcatgccgagagcatcgataccaattatgtgaaaattggccatacttcctgttcgccattttgattaatgttgaaaacctactttttcgaactcctcctagaccgttagtccgattttcaccaaatttgacgtggatcatcttcagaccatgctgacaaaaagttatggatttcgtatagatatacgaaacggttctcatttagcgcttCAACGAATTTGccggaagggtgccaaaatgtatttgaggctgtatctctgcaacgctttgacatatttgcaccaaactttgaaCGTGTCATCGCTACCTCACACTGAcctttccaaactaatttggtaacagcgccacctattggttacacgtgataagcaaataaatcctattactagttgttgtgtttattgttttcaagccattttgcctaaactaatcttaaaactgtgttaattactcattcctgccgttcgtctgaagcttgcttctgtagtgcttggccccgttattgctgcttgcagctatatttaggggccaagcaccgaaggtgcgaggcacctattgtttttgttggcgttattattaggggccaagcaccgaatgtgcgaggcacctattgtttctgttggcgttattattattaggggccaagcaccgaaggtgcgaaggcacctattgtgtttgttggcgttattattattaggggccaagcaccaaaggtgcgaaggcacctattgtgtttgttggcgttattaggggccaagcaccgaaggtgcgtaggcacctattgtaatcgttggcgttattaggggccaagcaccgaaggtgcgaaggcacctattgtgtttgttggcgttattaggggccaagcaccgaaggtgcgaaggcacctattgtgtttgttgccgttatttaggggccaagcaccgaaggtgcgtaggcacctattgtaatcgttggcgttattattattaggggccaagcaccgaaggtgcgaaggcacctattgtgtttgttggcgttattaggggccaagcaccgaaggtgcgaaggcacctattgtgtttgttggcgttattattaggggccaagcaccgaaggtgcgaggcacctattgtttccattggcgttattaggggccaagcaccgaaggtgcgaaggcacctattgtgtttgttggcgttattattattcttcctcttcttccaccccaagtctatggtaaaccatagaaccgattgcgggaaagttgtataatttggcacactaatagaggactgtctgaacattaactgTAGCCAATTTgaagctttctgagtccagtaatgttgaaatagtgcttctgttcaaatgtagtgaaatcaagcccaaatctgctcaaaagcttttctctctattagagaaagctgtttcattcagtattaagtgcaaatcttgccaaactgatagatgcttatgccttatgaaatacaatgttttctgcaatgctgtaagacagtttttaatgtgttagaagttatatgcacaaaaactaatgttaggacttcaatgatcaagattgtcagttttacagctttctgagtccagtaatgttgaaatagtgattctgttcaaatgaagtgaaatcaagcccaaatctgctcaaaagcttttctctctattagagaaagctgtttcattcagtattcagtgcaaatcttgccaaactgaaagatgttcatgccttatgaaatacaatgttttctgcaatgctgtaagacagtttttaatgtgttagaagttatatgcacaaaaacttatgttaggacttcaatgatcaagattgtcagtttacagctttctgagtccagtaatgttgaaatagtgctgctgttcaaatgaagtgaaatcaagcccaaatctgctcaaaagcttttctctctatcagagtaagctgtttcattcagtattaagtgcaaatcttgccaaactgatagatgcttatgccttatgaaatacaatgttttctgcaatgctgtaagacagtttttaatgtgttagaagttatatgcacaaaaactaatgttaggacttcaatgatcaagattgtcagtttacagctttctgagtccagtaatgttgaaatagtgattctgttcaaatgaagtgaaatcaagcccaaatctgcgcaaaagcttttctctctattagagaaagcggtttcattcagtattcagtgcaaatcttgccaaactgaaacatacttatgtcttatttaataaaatgttttctgcaatgctgtaagacagtttttaatgtgttagaagttatatgcacaaaaactgttaggacttcaatgatcaagattgtcagtttacagctttctgagtccagtaatgttgaaatagtgactctgttcaaatgaagtgaaatcaagcccaaatcagctttctgagtccagtaatgttgaaatagtgcttctgttcaaatgaagtgaaatcaagcccaaatctgctcaaaagcttttctctctattagagaaagctgtttcattcagtattaagtttaaatcttgccaaactgatagatgcttatgccttatgaaatacaatgttttctgcaatgctgtaagacagtttttaatgtgttagaagttatatgcacaaaaactaatgttaggacttcaatgatcaagattgtcagtttacagctttctgagtccagtaatgttgaaatagtgattctgttcaaatgaagtgaaatcaagcccaaatctgctcaaaagcttttctctctaatagagaaagctgtttctttcaatattcagtgcaaatcttgccaaactgatagatgcttatgccttatgaaatacaatgttttctgcaatgctgtaagacagtttttaatgtgttagaagttatatgcacaaaaactaattttgggacttcaatgatcaagattgtcagtttacagctttctgagtccagtaatgttgaaatagtgactctgttcaaatgaagtaaaatcaagcccaaatctgctcaaaagcttgtctctctattagagaaagttgtttcattcagtattcagtgcaaatcttgccaaactgaaacatacttatgtcttatttaataaaatgttttctgcaatgctgtaagacagtttttaatgtgttagaagttatatgcacaaaaactaatgttaggacttcaatgatcaagattgtcagtttacagctttctgagtccagtaatgttgaaatagtgcttctgttcaaatgaagtgaaatcaagcccaaatctgctcaaaagcttttctctctattagagaaagctgtttcattcagtattcagtgcaaatcttgccaaactgatagatgctaatgccttatgaaatacaatgttttctgcaatgctgtaagacagtttttaatgtgttagaagttatatgcacaaaaactaatgttaggacttcaatgatcaagattgtcagtttacagctttctgagtccagtaatgttgaaatagtgctgctgttcaaatgaagtgaaatcaagcccaaatctgctcaaaagcttttctctctatcagagtaagctgtttcattcagtattaagtgcaaatcttgccaaactgatagatgcttatgccttatgaaatacaatgttttctgcaatgctgtaagacagtttttaatgtgttagaagttatatgcacaacaactaatgttaggacttcaatgatcaagattgtcagtttacagctttctgagtccagtaatgttgaaatagtgattctgttcaaatgaagtgaaaccaagcccaaatctgctcaaaagcttttctctctattagagaaagctgtttcattcagtattcagtgcaaatcttgccaaactgaaagatgtttatgccttatgaaatacaatgttttctgcaatgctgtaagacagtttttaatctgttagaagttatatgcacaaaaacttatgttagtacttcaatgatcaagattgtcagtttacagctttctgagtccagtaatgttgaaatagtgctgctgttcaaatgaagtgaaatcaagcccaaatctgctcaaaagcttttctctctatcagaataagctgtttcattcagtattaagtgcaaatcttgccaaactgatagatgcttatgccttatgaaatacaatgttttctgcaatgctgtaagacagtttttaatgtgttagaagttatatgcacaaaaactaatgttaggacttcaatgatcaagattgtcagtttacagctttctgagtccagtaatgttgaaatagtgattctgttcaaatgaagtgaaaccaagcccaaatctgctcaaaagcttttctctctattagagaaagctgtttcattcagtattcagtgcaaatcttgccaaactgaaacatacttatgtcttatttaataaaatgttttctgcaatgctgtaagacagtttttaatgtgttagaagttatatgcacaaaaacttatgttaggacttcaatgatcaagattgtcagtttacagctttctgagtccagtaatgttgaaatagtgcttctgttcaaatgaagtgaaatcaagcccaaatctgctcaaaagcttttctctctattagagaaagctgtttcattcagtattcagtgcaaatcttgccaaactgatagatgcttatgccttatgaaatacaatgttttctgcaatgctgtaagacagtttttaatgtgttagaagtaatatgcacaaaaactaatgttaggacttcaatgatcaagattgtcagtttacagctttctgagtccagtaatgttgaaatagtgcttctgttcaaatgaagtgaaatcaagcccaaatctgctcaaaagcttttctctctattagagaaagctgtttcattcagtattaagtttaaatcttgccaaactgatagatgcttatgccttatgaaatacaatgttttctgcaatgctgtaagacagtttttaatgtgttagaagttatatgtacaaaaaactaatgttaggacttcaatgatcaagattgtcagtttacagctttctgagtccagtaatgttgaaatagtgattctgttcaaatgaagtgaaatcaagcccaaatctgctcaaaagcttttctctctaatagagaaagctgtttctttcaatatcagtgcaaatcttgccaaactgatagatgcttatgccttatgaaatacaatgttttctgcaatgctgtaagacagtttttaatgtgttagaagttatatgcacaaaaactaatgttaNNNNNNNNNNNNNNNNNNNNNNNNNNNNNNNNNNNNNNNNNNNNNNNNNNNNNNNNNNNNNNNNNNNNNNNNNNNNNNNNNNNNNNNNNNNNNNNNNNNNAAAGTGTCTGATCACATTTTGGAAGAATTTCCAGGATAATCTTCTCCATGTTTCATCTGgtacagtaaaacatgaataaatgagtaaaCTAAAAGCAGATGAGGGCTTAAATACATGTTATAAGACCCTCATGCCAGCCCGTAAAAGTAGTAACCAAAAAACAGCCCATTCATTCATCACttgtttttagcatgcaaatcgCGGTTTGACATGTTTACACTTCTAAGCATATTTACACATCGAATTTCAACTCACACTGCTGTAAGACTATCTTATATGGTCTTAAGAAGTGAGCGGAGTGTTTGATCACGTTTTAAAGAATTTCCAGAGATCGTCAGGTCATTACAGCGGCGATTGGtagctcattcattcattttaaatgcatttaggcATGCTAATCGCGATTGATATTCTAACACACCTTAAAGCATATTTAAGCTTTACATTTCGAGTCCACACAGTAGTAGTACATTCTTCAACGTCTCAACATGTAAAATCAATAGTCTGGATTCCCATGTTCAGAAGGCATTTCAGAAGAGACTAAACCTAGTATTTTAATGTAACAAGCGGAAGCTAAAAAGttagtgtcagctacgggccgcTGACGAGATCATCCATGTAAAGACCTTGAATATCAGACCAAATCATCACCAAAAATATATGGAAGTTTCATTCACTTACCTTAGCCACATAGATTATTACGCAACGTACCTGATAGGTAAAGAAAACAGTCCAATCGATCATCAAATGGCCGCCAGTATTTTTTAAAACAGCTCATACAGCTGGATGACGTTTACCGATCCTCGCTCAATGATTGGCCTGTTGAGCACTGAGCCTTGCTCAGCATTGCTCAACCATTGCTGATCGCTGCTCAGCTCTGCTCAACCATTGGACGGCTGACGATCGCTTAGGTACTTGGAGGAGAATTCGCCTGGGAATGGCTCATGACCCCCCCAAGTACATATATTCTCAAACCTGGGATGGATTCGAAAATGATCAAAATGGATGGTGCCACCTGGGTCAAAGTGTTATTACAGAAATTGTCATGTACAAGGCATAGGTTTATTGAAATcctgattgttttattattttcatagtttgagTTGATGTAGCTTGATGATATTCATATGGTCAAGTGGAAAAGTGTTGCAATTGTTACATTTTTGGGCTGAATTAAGAAAATATGTGTACACATCATCCAAAAGACATTCAGAAAGCCGTTTCACAGAACTCATTTTTGTGACCACCCAGGGGGTACAGCAAAGCGCACGGGTGGGGTGTGTTCACACCTCTGGTAGTGACGGGAGAAGAACAAGGACTTCTAGTTGCTCTGATGGGTTTTCAAAAGGGATgggatagtgtaaaaaaaaaaaaacaagcattcagAGACTCCAAATACTGGAAAATActttacaacttttatttttcacccagatgtgtttcatttaaaaggcaatgcattgaaaacacaagTAAACAAGATCTGTTTGGTTTAAAGCTCGCTCACCACAACAAGGTACAGATCTACGAGCGAGAACACGAGAGACAAACATTTACTAccatttgcaaacattttgttaAACATGGAAGCTGACAGACATACAAACATCACAAGGACACGCacacataaataacattaataataatcaaaaacacttaattaaaaacacaaacttttgattTGTACAGGCCCAAGCCCAATAAAGAACAGGATATCCAAAGACTCAGGTCACTAAtcaacaaataaagtgttttctttgGCAAATTTTTGTTAAACATGAAGCAGACAAAGACATACAAACAACACACGAAAAAAACACAGATTATCTGAACATGAACAATCACTTAAGGGTTATGAAAACTGATTGTGTTAGATCAGAACTGATTAAGGCTAAAGATTGGCCTTGATATTGAACATAGGCCAGAAcatgtttgtataaaaaaaaaaaaaaagatactacaaagtgcattttaagagcaacataaagaataataaaaacaaacaagaacattctaaagtaaaactggaaagtgcattttttttaacttttgaactatataaattgtttgtgtttgtttgtttgtgtttcaaagTGCTTCAAGTAcaatctaacaaacaaacaagcctctttctctctcctacaGATGGCACAGGAGAAGTGGCATCACACAGGTACGTTATTTACACAGTTATTTACACAGAACCAGCAGTATGGGTGCTGCCGACACAGGGGGTGGTCCATAGGTGGACGCAGCAGCCCTTGGCTGGAGGTGGGTGGACGCAGCAGGCCCTTGGCCGAGTGGAGGAGGACGACACCATGGGCTGAACGGGCCAGTTCACAGGAGGCACAGGCTCTGGCTCTTCAACAAATaatctggaaataaaataaaatacacatttaatgagTATTGATATGATGTGTGTGCTATTTGCTTTCCACAGCCAACAGGTGAAACAAAGTGCTTATGACAACTTACCCCCGCTTCTCACCACGCCTTTTTCCAGCCTCATGATGAACGTGCTGGTACTGGACCTGAGGCCGGTCTGGCGGTGGGAGGGATGTTGGTAGCGCAGGAGCTTCCGGGAACGGTGCGTCCGACAGCACTTTCAGGTGAGGCGTCACCTTCGGCAGTACCGTCGCCCCGTAGTTGGCCTTTTTCTCCTCCCTGGCAGCGAAGGTCGAGATGGACTTGGCGTTCAAGTTGAGCAGTGGAATGGCGAGACCGCCGAGGATGGGGTCATCTTGAACTCGGTCTGCAATCCTCTTATACTGTCCCTTCAAAGAAGCCGTGACCTTGCTGGGGGAGGTGAGCTGATTGGCCGGCGCTCGGTTCTTCAGCATCTTGAGGAGGAGGTATCTTGGGATCCAGCCATGTAGGGTCATCAACGGTGCTGGGGGCCTCTGCCACAGACTTTGCTGCCTCTGTACACTGCAGCCTGGCTTCTCCTTGCCGGTACATAACGATGTTGGGGTACTGGTGTTGCTGTTGATGGCTGACCAGCGATGATTTGGTGGTCAAGCTCTTCCTGCAGACATCATAGTCAAAGGTCTCCCTGGCGACGGCATGGATCTTCAGATGCCTCGTCAGGTTGGACTTTTCAGTGAAAGTCTTGTGGCACACGCTGCACCGATGTCTAGGCTTCTCCATGTTTCATCTGgtacagtaaaacatgaataaatgagtaaaactaaaagcagatgagggcttaaatacatttttatagatcCTGCAGCCCTAGTAAAAGTAGTAACCAAAAACAACCCATTCATTCATCACTttgtttttagcatgcaaatagcagttgacatgtttacatttctaaagcatatttacacaTCGAATTTCAACTCCACACTGTTGTAACACTATCTCTTTCATGGTCATAAGAAGTGAACTAAAGTGTCTGATCACATTTTGGAAGAATTTCCAGGGATAATCTTCTCCATGTTTCATCTGgtacagtaaaacatgaataaatgagtaaaactaaaagcagatgagGGCTTAAATACATGTTTATAGACCCTGCAGCCCTCGTAAAAGTAGTAACCAAAAACAGCCCATTCATTCATCACttgtttttagcatgcaaatcgCGGTTGACATGTTTACACttctaaagcatatttacacaTCGAATTTCAACTCCACACTGCTGTAAGACTATCTATATGGTCTTAAGAAGTGAGCGAGAGTGTTTGATCACGTTTT
This region of Carassius auratus strain Wakin chromosome 17, ASM336829v1, whole genome shotgun sequence genomic DNA includes:
- the LOC113117839 gene encoding uncharacterized protein LOC113117839; this translates as MTLHGWIPRYLLLKMLKNRAPANQLTSPSKVTASLKGQYKRIADRVQDDPILGGLAIPLLNLNAKSISTFAAREEKKANYGATVLPKVTPHLKVLSDAPFPEAPALPTSLPPPDRPQVQYQHVHHEAGKRRGEKRGLFVEEPEPVPPVNWPVQPMVSSSSTRPREDSSDLTGVPAEFLDLRAVFSKARATSQPPHRPYNCAIDLLPGSSPPKRHLYSLSGHGQLGSSPIDLCNAYHLVRIREGDEWKTAFNTPSGHYDYLVLP